CCCTCGAAAAGCTCCTCCTCTCAAAGCTGGCTTAAATCTCTCAACGAGGCCCTCGAAAAAGATGCGCGCTTCGAAATCGAAACTGCACAAGCGCTGCGCCTGGAAGTAGCGCAAAGCTACGAAGCCAGTGCCATGCTCAACCTCGAGCAAGTCCAACTCAGAGCCAGGATGGGGCATGATGCCGTGGCCAGCCTCCTTGCCGAAGGGCAAAAACTCCAAGCTGTAGAACTCGCAAGGGAAAACCTCCGCCGATTTCCGGATATCGCAATTGATCGTAAACGCCACCCGCCCACGGTCGTCGACTTTTTTAAAAAGCAGCTAAAACACAATAACAACAGTCCCTTAGTCCCTCTAACCTTTCAGGGTTCAATGCCCGGAACCCTCTACGCCGACGGAAAACTGCTCGGCCCTCTCAAGGGTGAGACCGTCTATCGGCTGATGCCGGGCAAATATAAACTCTGGATTCATCAAGCGGGCGCTCCCATGTTGGTGCGACCCATCTCGCTCAGTTCGACCCCCTTAGCCGTCACGTTTGATCCGCCCCTGGACCGAGCTCTTCGCGTTCTCCCGCACCCCCATCTTGCCTGCACTCAATTATGCGAAGTACTCCTTGGAAAATTTGCGCAGCGGCTTGGAACAAGCACCCTCGACGGCATCCGCCCCGCTCCTGAGGGCAATGAACTTTATGAGGTCATTTCAGTTGATACTGCGGGGAAAGTACTGCGTAAAACTCTCATCAATCGCCACGGCTTGACCGTAAAACTTGCGGCGCCCGCACCCGCCTCACCGGGCTTTCAGAGTTCCAATACTTCAGAAACCTTCAATACATTCAGTGCTCTTTGGCTCTTACCGGGTGGAGTGGGTCAGTTCTCGCAAGGCCGCATTGGCTGGGGGATTGCCTGGGCAACCCTCGAAACCGGGTTGCTTGCATGGAATATCCACTCCCGTGTTCGTTACGATAAAAACGACCCCGAAACCGATTGGGCCAAGACCCAAACCAACATTTCCGGCTATTCACTCTGGGCCATCGGGGCCATCGGAGTACTTGAAGCAGTCATCACCGGCTTACTTGAAGAGCCGAAACCGGAATAAACCGAGGCTCAGCAGTCTTGTTGCTCTGGCAGGGTACGTATATATAGCCGTGCAACCAGATCGAAGGCTTGAGGTTTATGCAGACACCGATTCTTAATACCGCCCGACTCATCGTCATCACGACAAGCTTGCTCGTGCTTAACGCCTGCGCGCCCGTTCCTCCCACTCCTATTCTCGTGGCCCCCGACGGCTCGCTTGTGGAAGCCCCGCCGCCGCCAAGTGCACAAGAGGAAACCGACGCCGACAAACTCCTGGCTCAATCCCGGTCGCAGCGCGCTCAAGGGCAAATTGCTCAAGCAACCAAAACACAAGAACAGTTGATCCAAAATTGGCCGGGAACGACTGCTGCAGCGCACGCTTTATTTGAGCAGGCCCAACAAGCCCGGGAAGACAACCACCCAACCATCATCATTGAAAAGCTCGAGAAGCTTCTTTTTTACCGACCTGACTTTTCAAAAATAGATGCGGCACGCGAACTCTACGCCCATGCTCTCGTATCCGTGCGTCGCTATGAAGATGCAGCTGGAATGCTCGGCGCCCTTTACGCCAGTGCCACGGACAACAACAAACTTGTAGAACTCGGTAAACTCTACATCCGAAGCCTGCGAGAAATTGCACGACCTGCAGAGGCTCTTCGCGTCTGCGTTGACCTTCGCGCGATTCCCACCCTCTCCAATCTAGATAAAGAGGCCGTCGAAACACTTGCCCGTACTGTGGTTTCAAGCCGCCTTAGCTTTACCGAGATCGAAAGCATGTGGACAACGTACGGTGCTGACACCCGCTGGTCCTTCATTCACCCCATGCTCGGCTTTAAGCTCGCAAAAGTTTTTTACCATACCCGCGACTACGAGCGTTCAGAAGCCATGCTCAAAGAGCTCATTGCCCGTTACCCGCAAACCCTTTACGGCAAAGAAGCTTCATCGTTTTATGAGCGCTTGAAAAACCGCTTCATAGTTCAAGTAAACAAAATAGGTGTTCTTCTACCACTCTCAGGACGCTTTGGTCAGTACGGTAAGCAGGCTCTAGAGTCTATCAAACTTGCTTTCCAAGACTCTGCACTTGAACTCGTTGTAAAAGATAGCAAGGGCGACCCGACCGCGGCCGCCAGCGCTGTTGAAGAACTCGTCCTCGTAGATCATGTGGTTGGAATCATCGGTCCGATTGTGACCAAGCCTTCTTTGGCTGCGGCGCAAAAAGCAGAAGAGCTAAGTATCCCCATCATCTCTCTTTCTTACAAAGTTGGCGGAGACATGGGCAGCTACGTATTTCGTGCTGCTCTAACCATTGAAACTCAAGCGCGAAGTTTGGCTAAATTTGCCTTTGAAGAAATGGACATGACTCGCTTTGCGCTTTTACATCCACGCACACCTTACGGCGCGGCGTTCGTCAAAGCATTTTGGAGTGAAGTAGATGAACGACAAGGTGAGATTCGCGGTGTAGAAAGCTATGACCACGACCAAACCACCTTCACAGAGCCTGTTCGTAAGCTTGTGGGACGCTGGTACCGGACTTCACGCCAAGATTACCGCGACAAGCTCAAAGAAATTCGAGCCAAAAAATTACCCTCGCATCGCGAAGCCGCTGCCATCGAAAAGATGCAGAAAAATCTCCCGCCCATCACCGACTTCGACGCCATTGTCATCCCAGACAGCGCCAAGCGCCTCGGTCTAATTGCACCGGCACTGGCTTTTGAAGACATTGTGGTGACCCGCAATGACCGTGAGCTAAAACGAATCAAACGTGCCACGGGCTACAAGGATATCAAACCGATCACACTCCTGGGTGCGTCGACCTGGAACCACCCCTACCTGAGTCAAAAGTGTCAGAAGTATTGTGAAAACGCGATTTTCGTAGATGGTTATTACCGGGATCACCCGGCACCGAAAGTGCGTGACTTCGACTCGGCATTTCGAGAAGTCTTTGGTAAGTCGCCGCAGTTAAGTGATGCACAAGCCTTCGATACTGCAGGAATCGTGCGCGCCATCTTAGAGCTTCCTAAAACTCCACTGAAGAGCCGCGAAGATTTACGCAAAGCCTTACTGGGACACACCGGATTTAAAGGTGTCATGGGCAATCTGGAGTTTGACGATAAGGGAGAGGCGGTCAAAGAGCTTTTCGTACTGACCTTAAAGAACAACACCATTCAGCTTTTTGAAAAACCTGTGCCTAAACCAGAGAATTAATCTCGAGCCTGCTCCTCCTGCTTTAGGACGTTTCAATGAATACCAAAGGCCTCCAGCCAGAAATGCTTGAAGCCTTCTTCGGTAACGAGGGACCTCTTGCGTCGGTCATTGACTCCTATGAATCTAGACCCGAACAAATCCAGGTAGCACAAGAAGTGGGGCGCTCCATCGAGCGCGGCAAGGATCTCATCGCTGAAGCTGGGACAGGGACAGGAAAAACACTGGCCTATTTGGTCCCAGCCCTTTCCTCTGGCCTAAGAGTCGTTCTTTCAACCGGTACGCGTAATCTACAGGAACAGATTCTCGAAAGGGAAATTCCCCTTTTAGAAAAAGCTGTTGGCGCGCCCTTTGATGTTCAAGTGATGAAAGGCCGTTCCAATTACCTATGCCACTACCGAATGAATGCCTTCAGCCGCCAAGGGCTTCTTCCTGGCACCGGGCGCAAAAGAGCCTTCGACAAAATAAACAACTGGCGCGAAACGACCACCACCGGTGACCGGGCAGAGCTACAAGGGCTACCCGACAACTCTGAAATCTGGCGTGAAGTTTCAGCGACCTCAGACCAATGTCTCGGCAGAAGCTGTTCGGAATTTGAGCAGTGTTTCGTTACGCAAATGCGAAGAAATGCCCAACAAGCTCAGCTCGTCATCGTGAACCACCATCTTTATTTTGCCGATGCCAGCTTAAGAGCCAATGCTGGTGAGCGCAACGTTGAGCTTATTCCTCCACATGACATTGTCATCTTTGATGAGGCTCATGATTTGGATGAAGTTGCCTCACAGCACTTTGGATTTGAAGTTTCCGAACGGCGAATCATCATGCTTTGCCGCGACATTTTTAAGACAGTCCAGGACAGTGACGGGTGTTACGCCCGGGTTACACAAAACGTCAACCAACTTGAAATCAGAGGCAGACAACTCTTTCACGCCCTTCCTTTTGATAAGCGCAGCGGCCGGATGACTCTCCGTAAAGAGAACATCAACCAAGAGATACTAACCCGCTTCCAAGAAGTCGATGGTCTACTGTGTCAAATTGAGAACGATTTATCCAACACAGACCGCGAAGAGACGCTGCATCTTGGAAAACGAACAGCAAGCTTAGTTCTAGAGCTGGCCTTTGTGCTCCATCAACCTGGCCGCGCGGGAATCTTAAGTGAGATTGAAAGCCAACTCGACCATGCCCGCACGCTCACACCCGATGATGACCTCTACTACGCAGAGCCAAGAGAATCGATGCGTCCACTGGTGCCCTTCGTACGCTACGCCGATGTTGGTCAAAACGGCAAACGCGTCGTCGCTCGACCTTTAGACGTTGCACCGCTGATGCGTTACATGTTGGGTTCTGTCCCTGCAATTTATGTGTCCGCGACTCTGGCTGTAGAGAAAAGCTTCGATTCCTATAAAAACCGCATCGGGCTCACTGATACCGCAGAAGTCCTCGTGAACTCTCCGTTCAATTATACCGAGCAAATGCGGCTCTATTTCCCTAATGGCATGGACAATCCCAACAGCCCACGGTTCTCAAATCAAGCAGTCGATGTTGCTGCAGAGCTCATCGCGGCTGCCGGCGGCGGTGCCTTCGTTTTATGCACAAGTTACAGCATGCTTGAAACGATGAGCCGAGAGCTCCAACCCAAAACAGGCTTGAGAATCCTCAAACAAGGCAGTGCTCCAAGAAGCGAATTACTCGAGACTTTTCGTAAAGATGGTCATGCGGTGCTGGTTGCGACCATGAGCTTTTGGCAAGGGGTCGATGTACCCGGCTCTGCGCTGCGGCTTGTTATCATCGACAGGATTCCTTTTGCCTCTCCCCAAGATCCACTGGTTGGCGCTCGAATCGATTACATCAAGAGCCAAGGACAATCGCCTTTTAAGAGTTACCAACTTCCGCACGCTGCCATTATGCTCCGCCAAGGTTTTGGCCGCCTGATTCGTAAGCAATCGGATTCCGGCCTCGTCGCCATCCTGGATCCACGTATGACTGAAAAAGGTTATGGCAAAGTGCTGCTTCGTTCCTTACCCGAAACTCAAGTGCTGCGGGACATAGAAAAAGCACAAGATTACCTCAAAGAGATGGAACCTCAGTGATGAGCTTAAGAATAAACACCGCCCTCCTCGTTTTACTTTCCGCTTCTCTCACCCAAGCTGCCCAAAATCCCGAAGTCAATGTAGAGCAAAGTGCAACACATCTTAGCCAAGCCATTAAATTCGAGACTGTTTCCACCATGCAGGGCCCCCTTGACCCCAAGGCCTTCACCGCATTTCATCAATACCTCGAGCAAACCTATCCGCTCGTGCATCAAGCCATGTCGCGTTCTGTCGTCGCGGACTACTCCCTGCTCTATCGCTGGCCAGGTAAAGACCTCTCCCGCCCGCCGGCGATGTTTTTAGCGCATCAAGATGTTGTGCCCGTTGACGAAGCGACTTTACGCGATTGGAAGCATCCGCCCTTTAGCGGCGTTATTTCCGAGAATTCCATTTGGGGCCGAGGCACTATGGATTTTAAATTTGGGCTGATAGCCCTATTTGAAGCGGCTGAACATCTTCTTCAACAAGGGTTTGTTCCAGAGCAAACACTTTACTTCGGGTTCAGCCACGATGAAGAAGTGCTGGGTAAAGGCGCACCTGCCATGGTCAAAGCCCTTCAGGACCAAGGCATCAAGCTCGACTGGCTCCTCGATGAAGGCCTCGTCATCACCCATCAAATGTTTCCCGGGCTGGACAAACCGCTGGCACTTGTAGGGCTCGCCGAAAAAGGTTTTTTAAGTGTTGAGATTGAGGCAGCTCACCCAGGTGGTCACTCTTCCATGCCTCCTGCACAAACCGCAGCCGGTATCATCGCGCGGGCGGTAGTCGCCCTAGAAGACAACCCCATGCCCCAGCGATTAACCGGCCCTGTTGAGATGATGATTCACCGGGTTGGAGAATATATGCCGTGGTATAAAAAGGCTGTTTTCCAAAACCTCGCAATCACCGGCTCACTTGTTCTTGGAAAGCTCGGTCAGAAAAGCAACACCAACGCCCTCACCCGCACCACCACCGCCGTCACGATGCTCAAAGGAAGCCCTCAAGACAATGTGCTTCCCAACCGCGCCAAAGCAGTTATCAATTTTCGAATTTTACCAGGCGACACCGTGGAGAGCGTGCTTGTACACGTCAAAGAAACCATCGCCGATGAACGGGTGAGCGTGAAACCCTACAGTGAATCACGAGGTGAGAATCCATCTCCTACCTCCTGCGCCGACTGCAAAGCTTTTACCCGCATCGAAGATAGTATTAAGAAGATTTACCCAGACGCGATGGTCGCACCAAGTATCTTGGTTGGAGCCACCGACAGCCGCCACTTCAGTACATTGAGTGATAAAATATACCGGTTCAGTCCCCAGGAAATCTGGCCTGAAGATATGAGTGGGTTTCACGGTATCAATGAAAAGACTGGTGTTGAGGCTTTTGGTCGTGCCGTGGCTTTTTACATGGCAATGATGTCGCCAGCGCTATGAGATAAGCGCAGCTCCTAGCAGGCTCGGGTATCGCGAACTACTTCTTAAAGATTCCCTTAAGCTTCGACATGATGCTTCCATCATCTTGAGAATCATCAGATTTACGCATCTTTAAAAGCCTTAACTCTCGCTCGGCTTCTGGATTATCGGGATCGAGATTCAAGCATTTTTTAAGGTTTCGAGCCGCCGCAGAGGCATCTCCCTCTACCCGAGCCAACCTACCTAGAAACTCATAAACCACCGCAAGCTCAGGTTGTTCTTTGCGTGCACGCTCCAAAGCTTTCCACGCCTTATGACGGCCTTCTCGGTCTGGCTGAGCATTGAAAACGGCCCAGCCATAATAAGCCCAGAACTCAGGTTCCCCAGAATTCATCTCGATGACTTTTTCCAAAAGCGGAGATGCCGCAACCGCATTGCCCAAGCGCACCATTTTTTGTGCACGGGTAAAAAGCTCTTCGGCCTCGAGAATCACAGCGGGATCTGTGGGCAATCCCTTGGCCTGGCGGTCGAGAATAAAATCGTAGGATTCACGCTCTTTGGCATTGTTTAAGACGCCATAAGCTTCTTCCATTCGCATGAAAATTTCTTCAGCAAGCCGCTTAGCTGGTCCCAAGTCGTGGCCGCCAAACCGGTCACTGTGAAACTTTCGAGCGTTGGCAAGGTACGCCTTACCAATATCGGCAGGTACTGCGTTGGGTGCCAAGCCGAGGACTTCGTAATGGTTTACAGTTTCAAGAGTGGGATGCACTTTTTGAATTTCAGCAACCAAGTCACGTAGCTCTTGAGGTAAAAACTCAAGGTAGGCGTCAACGGGTGTCTCTATGGTGACTTCGGACTCTTCGAACTCCATGTCGACGGTATCGTTATTGGGCGGTGCATCAGGAATAGCCGGTCCACTCAAAACCTTGGTATGGCGGCTCGACAGATCTTCTAGTACCTCAAAGCCGCCCATCATCAAAAGCGCTGCCCAGGTACGCTGCAGCTCAATCGAGACGCCGCTGATGAGACTCCCTACTGGCAATTTATGCTGCGGTCTTTCAACGTGCTCGCCGGAAACCTTGGAAACCGCCTTCGCGAGGCGTTCAAATACAGCGGTTGGCTGAACCACTTGACGGATACGCGCGTCCCAGAGGGAATCAAGATGCATCGTCTTCAAGTCTCGTACGACCGCTACAAGAACCTCACCCAGCGTATCAATACGCAGCGATTCCCTGTCGGCAACAAGTGATAAATCTTTATCCTCGAACGAATAAGTTCCAGTGCAAGCCAAAGCAACGGCTCTTAGGGCTGATACCACGATATCGCGGTCGTCGATTTCTTGATTGTTTTCATCGATAAAGCGCTGGGGCCTACCGGAAACAAAAAGTAAGTCTGCACCGTTACGGCCATCGCGCCAGCGTAAAACGCCACACTTACGTGAGCCGGCCACTGTGACCAATACCTCTGCACCATAATGACGTGGGCTAAGACTGTTGTCTTGAGTCATGGAAAAACCTCGTACCACTGCGGCATCAATGCCAACGGTAACTTTGATAACATGCGAATAGATTCTAAATATTCCCAAGCTTTGACTACCGTAGGCTCTTCTCTACTTGCGCTGACGAAGTCAATCAAGGAGCGTTTGCCTAGAGCGCGCTCAGAAAATTCAACTTCGTACCTATCTTGCTCCAAACCAGCTTGCTTAGCAGCTTCTTCGATGGCCTCGAGCAGGCCACCAAATTTATCTACAAGCCCCAGCTCAAGCGCTTTACGCCCAGTGTAAACCCGGCCTCCCGCTACTTCCCGCACCCTCTCAGGCTTCACTTTACGGCCTTGTGCCACTCTATCGATA
This is a stretch of genomic DNA from Deltaproteobacteria bacterium. It encodes these proteins:
- a CDS encoding ABC transporter substrate-binding protein yields the protein MQTPILNTARLIVITTSLLVLNACAPVPPTPILVAPDGSLVEAPPPPSAQEETDADKLLAQSRSQRAQGQIAQATKTQEQLIQNWPGTTAAAHALFEQAQQAREDNHPTIIIEKLEKLLFYRPDFSKIDAARELYAHALVSVRRYEDAAGMLGALYASATDNNKLVELGKLYIRSLREIARPAEALRVCVDLRAIPTLSNLDKEAVETLARTVVSSRLSFTEIESMWTTYGADTRWSFIHPMLGFKLAKVFYHTRDYERSEAMLKELIARYPQTLYGKEASSFYERLKNRFIVQVNKIGVLLPLSGRFGQYGKQALESIKLAFQDSALELVVKDSKGDPTAAASAVEELVLVDHVVGIIGPIVTKPSLAAAQKAEELSIPIISLSYKVGGDMGSYVFRAALTIETQARSLAKFAFEEMDMTRFALLHPRTPYGAAFVKAFWSEVDERQGEIRGVESYDHDQTTFTEPVRKLVGRWYRTSRQDYRDKLKEIRAKKLPSHREAAAIEKMQKNLPPITDFDAIVIPDSAKRLGLIAPALAFEDIVVTRNDRELKRIKRATGYKDIKPITLLGASTWNHPYLSQKCQKYCENAIFVDGYYRDHPAPKVRDFDSAFREVFGKSPQLSDAQAFDTAGIVRAILELPKTPLKSREDLRKALLGHTGFKGVMGNLEFDDKGEAVKELFVLTLKNNTIQLFEKPVPKPEN
- a CDS encoding ATP-dependent DNA helicase — its product is MNTKGLQPEMLEAFFGNEGPLASVIDSYESRPEQIQVAQEVGRSIERGKDLIAEAGTGTGKTLAYLVPALSSGLRVVLSTGTRNLQEQILEREIPLLEKAVGAPFDVQVMKGRSNYLCHYRMNAFSRQGLLPGTGRKRAFDKINNWRETTTTGDRAELQGLPDNSEIWREVSATSDQCLGRSCSEFEQCFVTQMRRNAQQAQLVIVNHHLYFADASLRANAGERNVELIPPHDIVIFDEAHDLDEVASQHFGFEVSERRIIMLCRDIFKTVQDSDGCYARVTQNVNQLEIRGRQLFHALPFDKRSGRMTLRKENINQEILTRFQEVDGLLCQIENDLSNTDREETLHLGKRTASLVLELAFVLHQPGRAGILSEIESQLDHARTLTPDDDLYYAEPRESMRPLVPFVRYADVGQNGKRVVARPLDVAPLMRYMLGSVPAIYVSATLAVEKSFDSYKNRIGLTDTAEVLVNSPFNYTEQMRLYFPNGMDNPNSPRFSNQAVDVAAELIAAAGGGAFVLCTSYSMLETMSRELQPKTGLRILKQGSAPRSELLETFRKDGHAVLVATMSFWQGVDVPGSALRLVIIDRIPFASPQDPLVGARIDYIKSQGQSPFKSYQLPHAAIMLRQGFGRLIRKQSDSGLVAILDPRMTEKGYGKVLLRSLPETQVLRDIEKAQDYLKEMEPQ
- a CDS encoding M20/M25/M40 family metallo-hydrolase, yielding MSLRINTALLVLLSASLTQAAQNPEVNVEQSATHLSQAIKFETVSTMQGPLDPKAFTAFHQYLEQTYPLVHQAMSRSVVADYSLLYRWPGKDLSRPPAMFLAHQDVVPVDEATLRDWKHPPFSGVISENSIWGRGTMDFKFGLIALFEAAEHLLQQGFVPEQTLYFGFSHDEEVLGKGAPAMVKALQDQGIKLDWLLDEGLVITHQMFPGLDKPLALVGLAEKGFLSVEIEAAHPGGHSSMPPAQTAAGIIARAVVALEDNPMPQRLTGPVEMMIHRVGEYMPWYKKAVFQNLAITGSLVLGKLGQKSNTNALTRTTTAVTMLKGSPQDNVLPNRAKAVINFRILPGDTVESVLVHVKETIADERVSVKPYSESRGENPSPTSCADCKAFTRIEDSIKKIYPDAMVAPSILVGATDSRHFSTLSDKIYRFSPQEIWPEDMSGFHGINEKTGVEAFGRAVAFYMAMMSPAL
- a CDS encoding DnaJ domain-containing protein, yielding MTQDNSLSPRHYGAEVLVTVAGSRKCGVLRWRDGRNGADLLFVSGRPQRFIDENNQEIDDRDIVVSALRAVALACTGTYSFEDKDLSLVADRESLRIDTLGEVLVAVVRDLKTMHLDSLWDARIRQVVQPTAVFERLAKAVSKVSGEHVERPQHKLPVGSLISGVSIELQRTWAALLMMGGFEVLEDLSSRHTKVLSGPAIPDAPPNNDTVDMEFEESEVTIETPVDAYLEFLPQELRDLVAEIQKVHPTLETVNHYEVLGLAPNAVPADIGKAYLANARKFHSDRFGGHDLGPAKRLAEEIFMRMEEAYGVLNNAKERESYDFILDRQAKGLPTDPAVILEAEELFTRAQKMVRLGNAVAASPLLEKVIEMNSGEPEFWAYYGWAVFNAQPDREGRHKAWKALERARKEQPELAVVYEFLGRLARVEGDASAAARNLKKCLNLDPDNPEAERELRLLKMRKSDDSQDDGSIMSKLKGIFKK